TTCGCCGCGTGGGTGGAGGGCGGGTGCCCGCTGGAGGCGGTCGAGCCGCTCTGAGCGCGGGCGCTCCTGCCTACATCGATTCCGCCAGCATCGCCCGGTAGTCGTCCGCGCTGGCTTCGCGCGGGTTGGTCTTGTGGCAGTGGTCGGCCATGGCGCCGCGGATCACGTCGTCCCAGGCGTCGGGCGTGACGCCCATCGCGGCGAGGCCCGTGGGCAGGCCCAGCCTGGCGCTCATGTCGAGGATGGCGTCGGGCACGTCGGCTGCCGAGCCCAGGCCCATCGCATGCGCCATGCGCTCCAGCCGGCGGTCGCGGCGCACGGCGGCGTCCTGGGCGTTGAAGCGCACCACGGAAGGCAGGAAGACGGCGTTCAACGTGCCGTGGTGCAGCCGCGGGTTGACGCCGCCCAGGCTGTGGCTCAGCGAATGCACGCAGCCCAGCCCTTTCTGGAAGGCCATGGCGCCCTGCATGCTCGCGCTCATCATCTGCAGGCGCGCCTCGCGGTCCTGCCCGTCGCGCGTGGCCCGCTCGATGTGGGCCCAGCCGCGCGCCAAGCCGTCGAGCGCGATGCCGTCGGCCGGCGGATTGAAGGCCGAGGACATGAAGGTCTCCATGCAGTGCGCGATCGCGTCCATGCCCGTGGCGGCGGTGAGGTGCGGCGGCAGGCCCAGCGTCAGTTCGGGGTCGCAGATGGCCGTCCTGGGCACCAGGTGCCACGAGTGGAAGCCGAGCTTGCGGTGGTCGTCCACGATGATGATCGCCCCGCGCGCCACTTCGCTGCCGGTGCCGGCCGTCGTGGGCACGGCGATGAGGGGCGCGACGCGCTCCGTGATGCGCGGCGAGCCGCCCTCGATGGTGGCGTAGTGCGTGAGCGGGCCCTCGTGCGTGGCCGCGATGGCGATGCCTTTGGCGCAGTCGATGGCCGATCCGCCGCCCACGGCCACGAGCCCGTCGCAGCCGTGGGCCCGGTAGACCTCCACGGCCGCGCGCACGGCCGCCTCGGTGGGGTTGGCCGGCGTCTGGTCGAACACGGCCACGGGCAGGCCGGAGAGCGCATCCAGCGCATGCTGCAGCACGCCGGCCGCCTTGACGCCGGCGTCGGTGACCACGAGGGGGCGGGCGATGCCCGCGCGTTCGCATTCCTGCGCGAGCAGCCGCACCGCGCCGAAGTCGATCTGGATCTGGGTGATGTAGTGGATGAGGGCCATGGTGGTGATTGCCAGAATGCGCGCCGGGCGCGTTGGTGGTCTGATGGCGGCGGCGGCGCCGTGCAGGTTGCACCGGCGCCGGTTCCATCCACCAATCTATTACCCCGGAGCTTTCCATGGTCCTGCAGCAAACCCTCACAGCGGCCCTGGTGGCCGTCGCTTGTGCGACAGCCGCGCAGGCGGCCTGCCTGGACGACGCGCAGGTGGCCGACCTTGCGGCGAACTATGCCGCGCGCACGCCCGCCGCCAACCCGCCGCCGATGGACGCGGCCGACGCCGCCTGCACGCGCGCCAAATTCAATGCCCTGCTCGCGCAGCGGCTCGGCAAGCCCGTGGGCTACAAGGCCGGGCTCACGAACCCGGCCGTGCAGCAGCGGTTCCGCACCGACCAGCCGGTCTGGGGCAAGCTCTACGCGGGCATGGTGCTGCCTTCCGGCAGCACGGTGGACGCAGCCTTCGGCGCGCGGCCGCTCTATGAAGCCGACATGCTCGTGCGCGTGAAGAGCGCGGCCATCAACCATGCGCGCACGCCCCTGGAGGTGC
The DNA window shown above is from Acidovorax sp. NCPPB 4044 and carries:
- a CDS encoding iron-containing alcohol dehydrogenase, which gives rise to MALIHYITQIQIDFGAVRLLAQECERAGIARPLVVTDAGVKAAGVLQHALDALSGLPVAVFDQTPANPTEAAVRAAVEVYRAHGCDGLVAVGGGSAIDCAKGIAIAATHEGPLTHYATIEGGSPRITERVAPLIAVPTTAGTGSEVARGAIIIVDDHRKLGFHSWHLVPRTAICDPELTLGLPPHLTAATGMDAIAHCMETFMSSAFNPPADGIALDGLARGWAHIERATRDGQDREARLQMMSASMQGAMAFQKGLGCVHSLSHSLGGVNPRLHHGTLNAVFLPSVVRFNAQDAAVRRDRRLERMAHAMGLGSAADVPDAILDMSARLGLPTGLAAMGVTPDAWDDVIRGAMADHCHKTNPREASADDYRAMLAESM